The proteins below come from a single Streptomyces spongiicola genomic window:
- a CDS encoding Gfo/Idh/MocA family protein — MRIGLIGTGRIGAFHAGVLSRHRDVGALVVADTDARRAREVAARIDATAAPSVDEVFTWGVDAVVISSATAAHAELIGRAARTGLPAFCEKPIAPDLPGTLEALREVDRAGTELQLGFMRRFDAGYGRARELVRSGRLGRLHTVRAVTADPVPPPAAYLPLSGGLYRDCLVHDFDIVRWITGREVVEVYATGSDAGHAMFREAGDVDTAAAVLTLDDGTLATATATRCNGAGYDVRMELCGEADTVAVGLDDRTPITSTEPQGPPPADKPWPGFLERFAPAYEAELDAFVRVAMGELDNPCDGREALEALRVAEACELSRRERRPVRLAEVPGL, encoded by the coding sequence ATGCGCATCGGACTCATCGGCACCGGACGTATCGGAGCCTTCCACGCGGGCGTCCTCAGCCGCCATCGCGACGTCGGCGCCCTGGTGGTCGCGGACACGGACGCCCGGCGGGCCCGCGAGGTCGCGGCCCGGATCGACGCCACCGCCGCCCCTTCCGTCGACGAGGTGTTCACCTGGGGCGTGGACGCCGTCGTCATCTCCTCGGCCACCGCCGCCCACGCCGAACTGATCGGCCGGGCCGCACGCACCGGGCTCCCCGCCTTCTGCGAGAAGCCGATAGCGCCGGACCTGCCGGGAACCCTGGAGGCACTGCGCGAGGTCGACCGCGCGGGGACCGAACTCCAGCTCGGCTTCATGCGGCGTTTCGACGCCGGGTACGGCAGGGCCCGCGAACTGGTGCGCTCGGGCCGCCTCGGCAGACTGCACACCGTACGGGCCGTCACCGCGGACCCGGTCCCACCGCCCGCCGCGTACCTCCCGCTGTCCGGCGGGCTCTACCGCGACTGCCTGGTGCACGACTTCGACATCGTGCGCTGGATCACCGGACGGGAGGTGGTGGAGGTGTACGCCACCGGCTCCGACGCCGGGCACGCCATGTTCCGCGAGGCGGGCGACGTCGACACGGCGGCGGCCGTGCTGACCCTCGACGACGGCACGCTGGCGACCGCCACGGCCACCCGCTGCAACGGCGCGGGCTACGACGTCCGCATGGAGCTGTGCGGCGAGGCCGACACGGTCGCCGTCGGCCTGGACGACCGTACGCCCATCACCTCCACCGAACCGCAGGGCCCGCCTCCCGCCGACAAGCCGTGGCCGGGCTTCCTGGAGCGCTTCGCCCCCGCCTACGAGGCCGAGCTGGACGCCTTCGTCCGCGTCGCGATGGGCGAACTGGACAACCCCTGCGACGGCCGGGAGGCCCTGGAGGCACTGCGCGTCGCCGAGGCGTGCGAGCTGTCCCGGCGGGAGCGCCGCCCGGTGCGCCTGGCGGAGGTCCCGGGGCTCTGA
- a CDS encoding GntR family transcriptional regulator: MDRASPVPLYFQLSQQLEAAIEQGTLTPGSLLGNEIELAGRLGLSRPTVRQAIQSLVDKGLLVRRRGVGTQVVHSRVRRPLELSSLYDDLEAAGRRPATRVLRNLVEPATAEVATALGVPEGSDVHLVERLRSAHGEPMAHLCNRLPAGLLPLETGQLESTGLYRLMRGAGITLHSARQSVGARAATGDEARLLGEEAGTPLLTMERTTFDDTGRAVEFGSHVYRASRYAFEFQLLVRP, translated from the coding sequence GTGGACCGCGCCAGCCCGGTCCCGCTGTACTTCCAGCTGTCCCAGCAGCTGGAGGCGGCCATCGAGCAGGGCACGCTCACGCCCGGCAGCCTCCTCGGCAACGAGATCGAACTGGCGGGCCGGCTCGGGCTGTCCCGGCCCACCGTCCGCCAGGCCATCCAGTCCCTCGTCGACAAGGGGCTGCTGGTGCGCCGCCGGGGGGTGGGTACCCAGGTCGTGCACAGCCGGGTGAGACGCCCGCTGGAACTGAGCAGTCTCTACGACGACCTGGAGGCGGCGGGGCGGCGGCCCGCCACCCGCGTCCTGCGCAATCTCGTCGAACCGGCGACCGCCGAGGTCGCGACCGCCCTCGGGGTGCCGGAGGGCAGCGACGTCCACCTGGTGGAGCGGCTGCGCTCGGCGCACGGCGAGCCCATGGCGCATCTGTGCAACCGCCTGCCGGCCGGGCTGCTGCCGCTGGAGACCGGGCAGCTGGAGTCCACCGGGCTCTACCGGCTGATGCGCGGCGCGGGCATCACCCTGCACAGCGCCCGGCAGTCGGTCGGGGCGCGGGCGGCCACCGGTGACGAGGCGCGGCTGCTCGGCGAGGAGGCGGGCACCCCGCTGCTGACGATGGAGCGGACCACCTTCGACGACACCGGGCGCGCCGTCGAGTTCGGCTCGCACGTCTACCGGGCGTCGCGGTACGCCTTCGAGTTCCAGCTCCTGGTGCGTCCGTAG